A genomic segment from Janibacter sp. DB-40 encodes:
- the gap gene encoding type I glyceraldehyde-3-phosphate dehydrogenase yields the protein MTVRVGINGFGRIGRNFFRAIHASGADVEVVAFNDLGDDATQAHLLKYDSVLGRYDGDVKVVEGGIEVDGRLIRSLAETDPAQLPWGDLGVDVVIESTGHFTDATKAKAHVDAGAKKVIISAPAKNEDLTVVMGVNDDLYDAGKHTIISNASCTTNCLAPMAKALNDTLGITKGLMTTIHAYTADQNLQDGPHKDLRRARAAALNIVPTTTGAAKAVSLVLPELEGKLDGFALRVPVPTGSATDLTIETARDTSVEEVNEIMRKAAAEGPMKGLLTYTEEPIVSTDIETDPASCIFDAGLTRVIGNQVKVVGWYDNEWGYANRLVDLTSLVGSSL from the coding sequence GTGACTGTACGAGTTGGCATCAACGGCTTCGGCCGCATCGGCCGCAACTTCTTCCGCGCGATCCATGCGTCCGGGGCCGACGTCGAGGTCGTGGCCTTCAACGACCTCGGTGACGACGCGACCCAGGCCCACCTGCTCAAGTACGACTCGGTCCTTGGTCGCTACGACGGCGACGTGAAGGTCGTCGAGGGCGGCATCGAGGTCGACGGACGGCTCATCAGGTCCCTCGCCGAGACGGACCCGGCCCAGCTGCCGTGGGGTGATCTCGGCGTGGACGTCGTGATCGAGTCCACCGGCCACTTCACCGACGCGACCAAGGCCAAGGCGCACGTCGACGCCGGCGCGAAGAAGGTCATCATCTCGGCCCCGGCCAAGAACGAGGACCTCACGGTCGTCATGGGTGTCAACGACGACCTGTACGACGCGGGCAAGCACACCATCATCTCCAACGCGTCCTGCACGACGAACTGCCTGGCCCCGATGGCGAAGGCCCTCAACGACACCCTGGGGATCACCAAGGGCCTGATGACCACGATCCACGCCTACACCGCCGACCAGAACCTCCAGGACGGCCCGCACAAGGACCTGCGACGGGCGCGCGCCGCGGCCCTGAACATCGTGCCGACCACGACCGGCGCCGCCAAGGCCGTCTCCCTGGTCCTGCCGGAGCTGGAGGGCAAGCTGGACGGCTTCGCCCTCCGCGTCCCGGTTCCCACCGGGTCGGCCACCGACCTGACCATCGAGACCGCTCGGGACACCTCCGTGGAGGAGGTCAACGAGATCATGCGCAAGGCCGCGGCCGAGGGGCCGATGAAGGGGCTGCTCACCTACACCGAGGAGCCGATCGTCTCCACCGACATCGAGACCGACCCGGCCAGCTGCATCTTCGACGCGGGCCTGACCCGCGTCATCGGCAACCAGGTCAAGGTCGTCGGTTGGTACGACAACGAATGGGGCTACGCCAACCGCCTCGTCGACCTCACGTCCCTCGTCGGCTCCTCGCTCTGA
- the whiA gene encoding DNA-binding protein WhiA yields MAMTDKVKDELSRFQITRTCCRKAEVASVLRFAGGLHKVGRQIVVEAELDTASAARRVRKDIIELYGYETELMQLAAGGLRRGSRYIVRVSKDGQALARQTGLVDAEGRPVRGLPPRVVGGAVCDAEAAWRGAFLAHGSLTEPGRSSSLEITCPGPEAGLALVGAARRLSIPSKAREVRGVDRVVIRDGDAISAMLTRLGAHEAVLAWEERRMRREVRATANRLANFDDANLRRSARAAVAAGARVQRAMEILGEEIPDHLREAGQLRLQHKEASLEELGQRAEPPMTKDAVAGRIRRLLAMADKRAEDQGIPGTEASLTSDMLDG; encoded by the coding sequence ATGGCGATGACCGACAAGGTCAAGGACGAGCTGAGCAGGTTCCAGATCACCCGGACCTGCTGTCGCAAGGCCGAGGTCGCCAGCGTGCTCCGATTCGCCGGCGGACTGCACAAGGTGGGCCGGCAGATCGTCGTCGAGGCCGAGCTCGACACCGCCAGTGCGGCGCGACGGGTGCGCAAGGACATCATCGAGCTGTACGGCTACGAGACCGAGCTCATGCAGCTGGCCGCCGGCGGCCTGCGCCGGGGCAGTCGCTACATCGTGCGCGTGAGCAAGGACGGCCAGGCGCTTGCCCGGCAGACCGGGCTCGTCGACGCCGAGGGTCGGCCCGTGCGGGGCCTGCCTCCCCGAGTCGTCGGGGGAGCGGTCTGCGATGCGGAGGCGGCCTGGCGAGGCGCCTTCCTCGCCCACGGGTCGCTGACGGAGCCCGGGCGCAGCTCCTCGCTCGAGATCACCTGCCCCGGCCCCGAGGCCGGGCTCGCACTCGTCGGTGCGGCCCGTCGGCTGAGCATCCCCTCCAAGGCGCGCGAGGTCCGTGGCGTCGACCGCGTCGTCATCCGTGACGGAGACGCCATCAGTGCCATGCTCACCCGGCTCGGCGCGCACGAGGCGGTGCTCGCGTGGGAGGAGCGGCGCATGCGCCGGGAGGTGCGGGCGACCGCCAACCGCCTGGCCAACTTCGACGACGCCAACCTCCGGCGTTCGGCCCGCGCAGCGGTGGCCGCGGGAGCCCGCGTCCAGCGGGCCATGGAGATCCTCGGGGAGGAGATCCCCGACCACCTGCGCGAGGCCGGCCAGCTGCGCCTGCAGCACAAGGAGGCCTCGCTGGAGGAGCTCGGTCAGCGGGCCGAGCCCCCGATGACCAAGGACGCCGTCGCGGGCCGCATCCGCCGGCTGCTGGCCATGGCGGACAAGCGTGCCGAGGACCAGGGGATCCCCGGCACCGAGGCCTCCCTCACCTCGGACATGCTCGACGGCTGA
- the yvcK gene encoding uridine diphosphate-N-acetylglucosamine-binding protein YvcK: MVDRLRSSKVVALGGGHGLAASLSALRLVCEQVTAIVTVADNGGSSGRLREDFGVLPPGDLRMALTALCDDNEWGQTWGDVLQHRFTGDGDLAGHALGNLLIVALWQLHDDPVTGLDLVGRLLSARGRVLPMAAVPLELRARVSGLDPSDPSAIRTVLGQVAIASTHGLVESISLEPHDPPARPESVAAVSEADHIILGPGSWYTSVLTHLLVPELRTALAEARARKVLTLNLDMNTAETRGFSATRHIETLHETAPELAVDVVLADPSTIENMSRLTAACEKLGAQLVVTPLAQPQYADRHDALRLAAAYRDILA; this comes from the coding sequence GTGGTCGATCGCCTGCGCTCGTCGAAGGTGGTCGCCCTCGGGGGCGGCCACGGTCTCGCGGCCTCGCTCTCCGCCCTGCGTCTCGTCTGCGAGCAGGTGACCGCCATCGTCACCGTCGCCGACAACGGCGGCTCCTCCGGTCGCCTCCGCGAGGACTTCGGTGTGCTGCCCCCGGGCGACCTGCGGATGGCGCTGACGGCGCTGTGCGACGACAACGAGTGGGGGCAGACGTGGGGGGACGTCCTCCAGCACCGCTTCACCGGGGACGGGGACCTTGCGGGCCACGCCCTGGGCAACCTGCTCATCGTCGCCCTGTGGCAGCTGCACGACGACCCGGTGACCGGTCTCGACCTCGTGGGGCGGCTGCTCAGCGCCCGGGGTCGGGTCCTGCCGATGGCGGCGGTGCCCCTCGAGCTGCGTGCGCGGGTGAGCGGCCTCGACCCGAGTGACCCCTCGGCCATCCGGACCGTGCTCGGCCAGGTGGCCATCGCCAGCACCCACGGTCTCGTCGAGTCGATCTCCCTCGAGCCGCACGACCCGCCGGCACGACCCGAGTCGGTGGCGGCCGTGAGCGAGGCGGACCACATCATCCTCGGACCGGGCTCCTGGTACACCTCGGTGCTCACGCACCTGCTCGTGCCCGAGCTGCGCACGGCACTGGCCGAGGCGAGGGCGCGCAAGGTCCTCACGCTCAACCTCGACATGAACACCGCGGAGACGCGTGGCTTCTCCGCCACCCGGCACATCGAGACGCTGCACGAGACGGCTCCGGAGCTGGCGGTGGACGTCGTCCTCGCCGACCCGAGCACCATCGAGAACATGAGTCGGCTCACCGCGGCGTGCGAGAAGCTCGGTGCGCAGCTCGTCGTGACCCCGCTCGCACAGCCCCAGTACGCGGACCGCCATGACGCGCTGCGGCTCGCGGCGGCCTATCGTGACATCCTCGCGTGA
- the rapZ gene encoding RNase adapter RapZ: MSEPDATLERDRGDVSREVVVVTGMSGAGRSTVGKVMEDHGWYVIDNLPVMLLDDLLRLSESREDDPTRGDGPVRIGIALDVRAQGFTALTSSLQRLREGGWRTHLVFLDATNEALVRRFESVRRPHPLQGDGRLLDAILKEREVLADIRSNAEMVIDTSGLNVHQLGRKISPIFRSDSVERLRLAVLSFGFKYGVPLDADFVFDMRFLPNPFWVPELRPYTGRETQVAEYVLSQPGAQEFIDGVETMLTPVIAGYLRENRRYVTLAVGCTGGKHRSVAVAEALAARLGSKEIATFVVHRDLGQE, translated from the coding sequence ATGAGCGAGCCCGATGCCACCCTCGAGCGGGACCGCGGGGACGTGAGCCGCGAGGTCGTCGTGGTCACCGGCATGAGCGGCGCGGGCCGCTCGACGGTCGGCAAGGTGATGGAGGACCACGGCTGGTACGTCATCGACAACCTGCCCGTGATGCTCCTCGACGACCTGCTGCGCCTGTCCGAGTCCCGTGAGGACGACCCGACCCGGGGGGACGGTCCCGTCCGCATCGGGATCGCCCTCGATGTCCGGGCGCAGGGCTTCACGGCCCTGACCTCCTCGCTCCAGCGACTGCGGGAGGGCGGGTGGCGCACCCACCTCGTCTTCCTCGACGCGACCAACGAGGCCCTCGTGCGCCGCTTCGAGAGCGTGCGGCGCCCCCACCCCCTGCAGGGCGACGGGCGCCTGCTGGACGCCATCCTGAAGGAGCGCGAGGTGCTCGCCGACATCAGGTCGAACGCCGAGATGGTCATCGACACCTCCGGGCTCAACGTGCACCAGCTCGGGCGCAAGATCAGCCCGATCTTCCGCAGCGACTCCGTCGAGCGGTTGCGGCTGGCCGTCCTCTCCTTCGGGTTCAAGTACGGCGTGCCCCTCGACGCGGACTTCGTCTTCGACATGAGGTTCCTGCCCAACCCGTTCTGGGTCCCGGAGCTGCGCCCGTACACGGGACGCGAGACCCAGGTCGCCGAGTACGTGCTGTCCCAGCCGGGGGCCCAGGAGTTCATCGACGGGGTGGAGACCATGCTCACCCCGGTCATCGCGGGGTACCTCCGGGAGAACCGCCGGTACGTCACGCTGGCCGTGGGGTGCACCGGTGGCAAGCACCGGTCCGTGGCCGTCGCCGAGGCCCTGGCTGCGCGGCTGGGGTCGAAGGAGATCGCGACCTTCGTCGTCCACCGCGACCTCGGTCAGGAGTGA
- the uvrC gene encoding excinuclease ABC subunit UvrC, which produces MADPATYRPAAGSIPTDPGVYRFRDEHGRVIYVGKAKSLRSRLSSYFQDIAALHPRTQRMVRTGASVEWTVVATEVEALQLEYSWIKEYDPRFNVKYRDDKSYPYLAVTMGEEFPRAQVMRGAKRKGTRYFGPYTHAWAIRETLDLLLRVFPVRTCSKGVFKRAEQSGRPCLLGYIDKCSAPCVGWVSPEEHRALADELCDFLAGRTDRFVRRLEREMKAAAAELDFEQAARLRDDVTALTKALEKSAVVLPDGTDADVFALADDELEVAIQVFHVRGGRIRGQRGWVAEKDAEDLPELVEHLLQQVYGGEEVPREVLVPVLPPQGEDMAAWLGERRGSRVTLRVPQRGDKRALMATVERNASQSLARHKVARAGDLTTRSQALQQLQEALGLDDAPLRIEGYDIAHVQGSDVVGSMVVFEDGVARKSEYRRFIVRGDVEGRTDDTASMHEVLSRRFARHVKDRDAAAATPDAAAATPEAQQPTEVSRFAYPPNLVVVDGGAPQVAAAQRVLDELGIVDVALVGLAKRLEEVWLPGDEYPVILPRTSDALFLLQRLRDEAHRFANTFHRERRSKSMTRSALDGIRGLGEARRKALLARFGSVKRIRAASAEELGETPGIGPALAERIAAELAPTESTPAVNLTTGEVLDEGEPR; this is translated from the coding sequence GTGGCGGATCCCGCAACCTACCGACCCGCAGCCGGGTCGATCCCGACCGATCCGGGCGTCTACCGCTTCCGGGACGAGCACGGCCGGGTCATCTACGTCGGCAAGGCCAAGTCGCTCCGGTCTCGGTTGTCCTCCTACTTCCAGGACATCGCCGCGCTGCACCCACGTACCCAGCGGATGGTGCGCACGGGCGCGAGCGTCGAGTGGACGGTGGTGGCCACCGAGGTCGAGGCCCTCCAGCTCGAGTACTCCTGGATCAAGGAGTACGACCCGCGGTTCAACGTCAAGTACCGCGACGACAAGTCCTACCCGTACCTCGCGGTGACGATGGGGGAGGAGTTCCCCCGGGCGCAGGTGATGCGGGGCGCCAAGCGCAAGGGCACGCGCTACTTCGGCCCGTACACCCATGCCTGGGCCATCCGCGAGACCCTCGACCTGCTCCTGAGGGTCTTCCCGGTGCGGACGTGCAGCAAGGGGGTCTTCAAGCGGGCGGAGCAGTCCGGCCGCCCCTGCCTGCTGGGGTACATCGACAAGTGCTCCGCGCCGTGCGTCGGGTGGGTCAGCCCCGAGGAGCACCGGGCACTGGCCGACGAGCTGTGCGACTTCCTCGCCGGACGCACCGACCGCTTCGTCCGCCGCCTCGAGCGCGAGATGAAGGCCGCGGCCGCCGAGCTCGACTTCGAGCAGGCGGCCCGGCTCCGCGACGACGTGACGGCACTGACCAAGGCCCTCGAGAAGTCCGCGGTCGTCCTGCCCGACGGCACGGATGCGGACGTCTTCGCCCTGGCCGACGACGAGCTCGAGGTCGCCATCCAGGTCTTCCACGTCCGGGGTGGACGGATCCGCGGTCAGCGGGGCTGGGTCGCCGAGAAGGACGCGGAGGACCTCCCTGAGCTCGTGGAGCACCTGCTGCAGCAGGTCTACGGCGGTGAGGAGGTGCCGCGCGAGGTCCTCGTGCCCGTCCTCCCGCCGCAGGGTGAGGACATGGCGGCCTGGCTGGGGGAGCGAAGGGGGAGTCGCGTCACCCTCCGCGTGCCGCAGCGGGGCGACAAGCGGGCCCTCATGGCCACCGTCGAGCGCAACGCGTCCCAGTCCCTGGCCCGCCACAAGGTCGCCCGTGCCGGGGACCTGACGACCCGCAGCCAGGCCCTGCAGCAGCTGCAGGAGGCGCTGGGGCTCGACGACGCGCCGTTGCGGATCGAGGGCTACGACATCGCGCACGTCCAGGGCAGCGACGTCGTGGGGTCGATGGTCGTCTTCGAGGACGGCGTCGCCCGCAAGAGCGAGTACCGACGGTTCATCGTCCGGGGGGACGTCGAGGGGCGCACCGACGACACCGCGTCCATGCACGAGGTGCTCTCGCGGCGCTTCGCCCGGCACGTCAAGGACCGCGACGCTGCAGCCGCGACGCCTGACGCCGCGGCCGCGACCCCGGAGGCGCAGCAGCCGACCGAGGTCAGCCGTTTCGCCTACCCGCCCAACCTCGTCGTCGTCGACGGTGGCGCCCCGCAGGTCGCGGCCGCACAGCGCGTGCTGGACGAGCTGGGGATCGTCGACGTCGCCCTCGTCGGGCTGGCCAAGCGGCTCGAGGAGGTCTGGCTCCCGGGTGACGAGTACCCGGTGATCCTGCCCCGCACCAGCGACGCGCTCTTCCTGCTGCAACGTCTGCGCGACGAGGCACACCGCTTCGCCAACACCTTCCACAGGGAGCGTCGGAGCAAGTCGATGACGCGCAGCGCCCTCGACGGGATCCGCGGTCTGGGGGAGGCCCGGCGCAAGGCGCTGCTGGCCCGATTCGGCTCCGTGAAGCGCATTCGTGCCGCCAGCGCGGAGGAGCTGGGGGAGACCCCGGGGATCGGACCTGCGCTTGCCGAGCGTATTGCGGCAGAGTTGGCCCCGACGGAGTCCACACCCGCCGTGAACCTCACCACCGGTGAGGTCCTCGACGAAGGAGAGCCACGATGA